One part of the Dermacentor andersoni chromosome 2, qqDerAnde1_hic_scaffold, whole genome shotgun sequence genome encodes these proteins:
- the LOC126540627 gene encoding uncharacterized protein, with product MEVENMGDCTDTKEKVEIACILARILAAESEADAAKAVKDRIKRQLLLNGCTFYALALPTRVCNRSTWAFIRHEKWFEETVPHLGGHNFKQSFRVNPSTFRFLVESLRHVLEKQVTNMRDPITAEKRVAIGLYKLCSSAEDRTVANLFGVGRSSVNVIYREFCAAVVSVLESDWIRMITEEEMPRHIQEFEAVCDFPQAVGALDGCHFPISPPKKYATDYYNYKGWHSIILLALVDHKYRFRYCNVGAPGRCHDAHVFGVSRLSKIVNSPLFKAPVAAVGTTAVPPIILCDQAFPLTPNLMKPFGHRTVISEAERNFNCHLSGARRIVENAFGRLKARFRFIAKRMECSVGNARLAIRACCVLNNICEHFNDSVHPQWLSEVQQSNATFPQPSRRTEAEIGNASAIRTALVEYYKRRN from the exons ATGGAGGTCGAGAATATGGGGGACTGCACGGACACGAAGGAAAAAGTCGAAATAGCATGCATTTTGGCAAggattcttgctgcagagagcgaAGCAGACGCCGCAAAGGCAGTCAAAGACCGTATTAAGCGGCAGTTGCTACTCAACGGGTGTACATTTTATGCCTTGGCGCTTCCCACGAGAGTCTGCAACCGATCGACGTGGGCTTTCATCCGCCACGAAAAGTGGTTCGAGGAGACTGTGCCTCACCTCGGTGGCCACAACTTCAAGCAGTCGTTTCGAGTGAACCCCTCAACGTTCCGGTTTCTCGTGGAAAGTCTGCGCCATGTGCTCGAAAAACAAGTTACCAACATGCGTGACCCGATCACTGCGGAAAAGCGTGTCGCCATTGGCCTCTACAAATTGTGCTCTTCTGCCGAAGATAGAACTGTGGCAAACCTCTTCGGCGTTGGGCGCTCATCCGTCAACGTCATTTACAGAGAGTTTTGCGCAGCTGTTGTCTCTGTGCTCGAAAGTGACTGGATCAGAATGATTACTGAAGAGGAAATGCCTAGGCACATCCAAGAGTTCGAAGCCGTGTGCGATTTCCCTCAAGCTGTCGGTGCCCTTGATGGCTGCCATTTCCCTATTTCGCCTCCAAAGAAGTACGCCACCGACTACTACAACTACAAGGGTTG gcACAGTATTATCCTACTAGCATTGGTCGACCACAAGTATCGATTCAGATACTGCAATGTCGGTGCCCCAGGACGCTGCCACGACGCACATGTGTTTGGTGTTTCACGGCTGTCGAAGATTGTCAACAGTCCCCTTTTCAAAGCACCTGTTGCCGCAGTGGGTACCACAGCAGTCCCACCGATAATATTATGCGATCAAGCATTTCCACTAACCCCAAACCTCATGAAGCCATTTGGACACCGAACTGTCATCAGTGAagctgaaaggaatttcaactGTCATTTATCTGGAGCAAGGAGGATAGTTGAAAACGCATTCGGAAGGCTAAAGGCCCGGTTCCGTTTCATTGCGAAAAGAATGGAGTGTTCTGTTGGCAATGCCCGTTTGGCTATACGAGCATGCTGCGTGCTCAATAACATTTGCGAGCACTTCAACGACAGTGTCCACCCACAGTGGTTAAGTGAGGTGCAGCAGTCCAATGCTACATTTCCACAGCCATCACGCAGAACAGAAGCTGAAATTGGAAATGCATCCGCCATCAGGACAGCACTTGTGGAATATTACAAGCGAAGGAACTGA
- the LOC140216162 gene encoding uncharacterized protein — protein MATASGTDEQPPARQRKPRVQWSERDTWALIKLWEDNLPSLRAQKHNGGVYDGIAQALTSMGVPRTKAQVHSKIENLGQTYRSCLKHMTTGSSPPSWPFFSEVHRFLGSLPVHDTSLMEEAGCSESTTSSTASVEELIFDMLDSGSASCEDVAEDCSPSESPVQQVESRNLASGSSECARRKRRQPAGDFQERMLEEQRRQREQFADAHKMEMDLRKEGLKLQEKLVDAMLKFFSKN, from the exons ATGGCTACGGCGAGCGGTACCGACGAACAGCCTCCGGCACGCCAAAGAAAACCGCGGGTACAGTGGTCGGAGAGAGACACCTGGGCGTTAATCAAGTTATGGGAAGACAACCTGCCCTCGCTGCGTGCGCAGAAGCACAACGGAGGCGTTTACGATGGCATTGCACAAGCATTGACGAGCATGGGTGTACCTCGCACAAAGGCGCAAGTGCACAGCAAGATAGAGAACCTGGGACAGACCTACAG GAGCTGCCTGAAACACATGACAACAGGGTCATCACCGCCGAGCTGGCCATTCTTCTCCGAAGTCCATAGGTTTCTAGGATCCCTGCCTGTTCACGATACATCTTTAATGGAAGAGGCTGGGTGCAGCGAGAGCACAACAAGCAGCACTGCCTCCGTCGAAGAA CTGATCTTCGACATGCTTGATTCCGGCTCTGCTTCTTGTGAAGACGTCGCCGAAGATTGTTCACCTTCCGAGTCGCCAGTACAACAGGTTGAATCCAGGAACCTCGCAAGTGGCAGTTCCGAATGTGCCCGCAGGAAGAGAAGGCAACCGGCTGGCGACTTTCAAGAAAGGATGCTTGAGGAGCAGCGACGGCAGAGAGAGCAGTTTGCTGATGCGCACAAAATGGAAATGGATCTCCGTAAAGAGGGGCTCAAGTTGCAAGAGAAACTTGTAGATGCAATGTTGAAGTTTTTTAGTAAAAACTGA